A stretch of DNA from Triticum dicoccoides isolate Atlit2015 ecotype Zavitan chromosome 2A, WEW_v2.0, whole genome shotgun sequence:
CATTGCTGAAACTACCTGTTGCCAGTGGTAACATTGGTACCAATTTGGTAAGAAAGTAGACCAAATGATGAAGACCAGGCCTTTTTGTGAACATAACAGACAACTCACTCATATGCGTAGACATCAAAATCTCTCATCTTTTCTCATATCATCAATAAAAGTTGCAAGTTCGAATTCAAGCCTTACCAAATATGTGATTCATATGTCCTTGGGGGTAGTGTTGAGAATAGCCAAAATTATAGGGTTCCTTCTGAGTTCTACATGGCAATCCACATGGACCAACGGTCAACAAAATTCAAAGGCAGTCAACACAAGTCAAGGAGGTCAGCAAAAGTCCAAGCAAGCTACCATGGGTCCAAGCAAGTCACCCTGGTCAACAATCATCCAAAAGTCTTCATGGCCAACAAGTCAAAGAAAGAAGAGCAAATTAAACATTAAGGCAAAGACAGGGGCAAAGCAACAAAGAAACTCAAGCCAAGAAGAAAAACTTTCATATAATGGAGGGAATCCCCCTTTCATGGGCCACTACTCTAGTCCTAGCCCAACTAGTGGCCCGTGGACAAAAGATTACCTAGTTTGAATGATAAGCAGACATAATTTCAGTCTAGAGGATTTCAATTTATGCTTGCGTCATCTTAGGTTTTTTCCTTGGGATATGGACCATTTGACATAGCTATCCCTGCATTTCAGtctctgacaggtgggccccatgcttggtgggacccacatgtcagtgactcagaGGCAGGATCGCTCACGTCAGGGGATCCCCGTGCCTTGTGCAACTGTTTCATCCTTTTCTTAGAAATGTGGTACAAACGCAGATGTTTCCTTGTTTAACCATTTCAAGTGCTTGCAGTGTTATGCCGCATATTGTTCAAAGTTACCATTGGGTAATTGGTTCAACTTTTGCATTCTCTAATCTCTCCAAGCTTTGCAGTTTTATGCTAGAGCATAGAAGTGCTTGCAGTTTGCTGCTTTTATTTTTACTGTCGTTAGAATGCTGAAAGAGACCAAGCCGTGAAGAGTTTTGCCTATGCTGGTTCTGCGCTGTTGAACTTGGCCAGCCGTCCATGGCACCGACCGCGCCGTCGATGGACTGTCCGACCCGATGTTACATGGGTTCAACTGGACTACACACACTAACTAAACTAACATAATCACCGATTGAAAGTTTATATAAGATACTAACGAACTAAGTACTCACGCACTAACTAAAATAACATAATCACGCACTAACACTCCCGCCTAACAAACCATCGAAAGGTACGTGAGAAGATCAAGGAAACACGATATGGATCGGCCCCAACAGAAAACATCTCTTATCTCCTTATCCCAACGCATCACATGGAGCATTTCACGTGCATCCACCCTATATATACATTCACTGATCACCAACCATAAGACGTTCGTCGCACCATTCACATCTGGCCAGCAAGCACAAACCAAGAAAGAGACCGACCCATGGCGGCATCCAAGTCCCATCTCGCCTGCTTCTTCCTCGCCGTCGCCGTCctgaccgccgccgccgcgcccgagcCTTCGCTTTCGGCGGCCGTCACGGCCAGGGCCCCCGCTCCCTCCCCCAACGGCGACTTAGTAGCGAAACCATCATCATGGTCATGGTGCATCATCCCCTGCTTTTCGTTTATACCACAGATATTGTGTATACCACCCATATTCTGTCCACCGACGccgccaccaccggcgccggcgccgccgcccccgccgacaTCGAAGCCTCAGCCGAAGGAGTGCCGGACGCCGCTGATGGGGCTGATGCCATGCAAGGATTTCCTCACCAACAGCGCCGCGCCGGAGCCTCCGAAGCAGGGCAAGTGCTGCGACGGCCTCAGGTCACTCGTCCAAGACGCTCCCATCTGCCTCTGCCGCATACTGGAGGGCACCGACCTCGACAAGCTCATGTCTGCGACCGTGGATAGAGAGAAATTCATTCGGACGATGATC
This window harbors:
- the LOC119358775 gene encoding translation initiation factor IF-2-like translates to MAASKSHLACFFLAVAVLTAAAAPEPSLSAAVTARAPAPSPNGDLVAKPSSWSWCIIPCFSFIPQILCIPPIFCPPTPPPPAPAPPPPPTSKPQPKECRTPLMGLMPCKDFLTNSAAPEPPKQGKCCDGLRSLVQDAPICLCRILEGTDLDKLMSATVDREKFIRTMIICDSSPGEFGSCEGPVPPMRAAPTPKAAP